In Hahella sp. KA22, one genomic interval encodes:
- a CDS encoding YfhL family 4Fe-4S dicluster ferredoxin yields MALMITDDCINCDVCEPECPNEAISPGEEIYIIDPNKCTECVGHYDEPQCQQVCPVDCIPLDPNKVETEEELMTKYYKLTGNTPA; encoded by the coding sequence ATGGCGCTAATGATTACGGACGACTGCATCAACTGTGATGTATGTGAGCCGGAATGCCCGAATGAAGCGATTTCTCCGGGCGAAGAAATATATATTATTGACCCCAACAAATGCACTGAGTGCGTCGGCCACTATGACGAACCACAGTGCCAGCAGGTATGTCCTGTCGACTGTATTCCTCTGGACCCTAACAAGGTGGAGACTGAAGAGGAGCTGATGACGAAATATTACAAACTGACAGGCAATACGCCCGCTTAA
- the coaD gene encoding pantetheine-phosphate adenylyltransferase, protein MNTVIYPGTFDPITNGHKDLIARASRIFDKVVVAVAASPKKNPLFSLEERVDLVRQVVKPFSNVEVKGFSNLLADFVQQNQANIILRGLRAVSDFEYEFQLADMNRKLAPNVESLFLTPANHLSYISSTLIREIAVLGGDVTEFVDPIVSKALQQQFALRK, encoded by the coding sequence ATGAATACCGTTATCTACCCAGGCACCTTTGACCCTATCACCAATGGTCATAAAGACTTGATCGCCCGCGCTTCGCGTATCTTCGATAAAGTGGTGGTGGCCGTTGCAGCCAGCCCGAAAAAGAATCCTCTGTTTTCACTGGAAGAGCGGGTGGACCTGGTGCGTCAGGTCGTCAAGCCGTTCTCCAACGTAGAAGTAAAAGGGTTCAGCAACTTGTTAGCGGATTTCGTACAACAAAACCAGGCCAATATTATTCTCCGCGGGCTGCGCGCCGTGTCCGATTTTGAGTATGAGTTCCAGCTCGCCGATATGAACCGCAAGTTGGCCCCGAACGTGGAAAGCCTCTTTCTGACCCCCGCCAACCACCTCTCCTATATCTCCTCTACGCTTATCAGAGAAATCGCTGTGCTGGGCGGCGATGTGACGGAGTTTGTAGATCCAATCGTCTCTAAGGCCCTGCAACAACAATTCGCATTGCGCAAGTGA
- a CDS encoding coniferyl aldehyde dehydrogenase has product MAADVLTITTSKKEIQHLHRAFQAQKRAFDHAPNPSYEVRRDTLIRLKKALLNNQEALLDAINEDFSSRSRDETLLAEFMPAIQGINYTLKHLKSWMKPSRRQVGLLFFGSENSVHYQALGVVGIIVPWNYPLNLAVGPLITALAAGNRAMIKMSEYTPRTSQVFQDLMANTFSEDLVSVIVGEADVAAEFSRQPFDHLIFTGSTAVGRMVMRAAAENLTPVTLELGGKSPAVISKNIPITDAAERIAFGKAFNAGQTCIAPDYVLCPEDKIEPFIDAFREKFRKLYASLKDNPDYTAIINDRQLKRLNGYLKDAQDKGATLIEMNPANEDFSRGARKLPLTLIINATPEMKVLQEEIFGPLLPIVPYHSIDDAIRYINNRPRPLALYYFGYKKSEQKHLLERTHAGGVCINDTLVHFAQDDLPFGGIGESGMGHYHGKEGFLNFSNHKAVHTKQRFHSGKIIFPPHGTLLHQLVYKLFLR; this is encoded by the coding sequence ATGGCGGCGGACGTTCTCACGATCACAACTAGCAAGAAAGAAATTCAGCACCTGCACCGGGCGTTTCAAGCGCAAAAACGCGCGTTTGACCACGCCCCCAACCCCAGTTACGAAGTGCGACGCGATACCTTGATTCGCTTAAAAAAAGCGTTGCTGAACAATCAAGAGGCGTTGCTTGACGCCATTAATGAAGACTTTTCCTCCCGATCTCGCGACGAAACGCTTTTAGCGGAGTTCATGCCCGCCATACAAGGCATCAACTATACGCTGAAGCATCTTAAATCCTGGATGAAGCCTTCCCGCCGGCAAGTAGGGCTACTGTTTTTCGGTTCCGAAAATTCAGTCCACTATCAAGCGCTGGGTGTAGTGGGTATCATCGTTCCCTGGAATTACCCTCTCAATCTGGCGGTTGGTCCACTGATCACAGCATTAGCGGCAGGCAATCGGGCGATGATAAAAATGTCCGAGTATACGCCGCGCACTTCCCAGGTATTCCAGGACCTAATGGCTAACACCTTTAGCGAGGACTTGGTTTCCGTGATCGTTGGCGAGGCCGATGTCGCCGCCGAGTTTTCCCGCCAGCCATTTGACCACCTGATATTCACCGGCTCCACTGCTGTCGGACGCATGGTCATGCGCGCGGCGGCGGAAAACCTTACACCAGTGACGCTTGAACTGGGCGGCAAGTCCCCCGCAGTGATTTCGAAAAATATTCCGATCACTGACGCCGCTGAGCGGATCGCCTTTGGCAAAGCGTTTAACGCCGGCCAAACCTGTATTGCCCCAGACTACGTTCTATGTCCCGAAGACAAAATAGAGCCCTTCATCGACGCCTTTAGAGAGAAGTTTCGCAAGCTATATGCGTCATTAAAAGACAACCCGGATTACACAGCGATCATTAACGACCGTCAGCTCAAGCGCCTGAACGGTTACTTGAAAGATGCGCAAGACAAAGGCGCAACGCTGATTGAAATGAATCCGGCCAATGAGGATTTCAGTCGCGGAGCCCGTAAACTTCCGCTGACGCTGATTATCAACGCCACGCCAGAGATGAAGGTATTGCAAGAGGAAATATTCGGACCTCTATTACCGATCGTTCCATACCACTCCATTGATGACGCCATTCGCTACATTAATAATCGTCCTCGCCCCTTGGCCCTCTACTATTTTGGCTATAAGAAAAGCGAGCAAAAGCATCTATTGGAGCGCACTCACGCAGGCGGCGTCTGCATTAACGATACACTAGTGCACTTCGCCCAGGACGACCTGCCGTTTGGCGGCATCGGTGAGTCCGGCATGGGCCACTATCACGGCAAGGAAGGCTTTCTCAATTTCTCTAACCACAAAGCCGTACATACGAAGCAGCGTTTTCACAGCGGAAAAATTATCTTCCCGCCTCACGGCACACTGCTGCATCAGTTGGTATACAAGCTGTTCCTGCGTTAG
- a CDS encoding TetR/AcrR family transcriptional regulator, with amino-acid sequence MNTREKIILASLDLFNERGERNITTNHIASHLGISPGNLYYHFRNKTDIIYEIFLQYQLLVDHYLQAPEGRPLTVEDQFDYLESVFDGLWSYRFFHRDLEHYLESDERLKADYRKFTQRCIVSVVNIIRGMELSGILRPVSDHLRRSLALNVWLVVTNWMSFLKTAAGEESALIRKDTLKHGIYQVICLEAPYLQPAFHDQVTGLQQNYSPSVLNDLGL; translated from the coding sequence ATGAACACTAGAGAAAAAATAATTTTAGCCAGTCTGGATTTATTCAATGAGCGCGGAGAGCGTAACATCACTACCAATCATATCGCCTCTCACTTAGGTATTTCTCCAGGTAATCTCTATTATCACTTCCGCAATAAAACGGACATTATTTACGAGATTTTTTTACAGTATCAACTGCTGGTTGACCACTATCTGCAAGCTCCAGAGGGGCGGCCGCTAACCGTTGAGGACCAGTTTGATTATCTTGAGTCAGTGTTCGATGGTTTATGGAGTTACCGCTTTTTCCATCGGGATCTGGAGCACTATCTTGAGTCGGACGAACGCTTGAAAGCTGACTATCGCAAATTCACGCAGCGCTGTATCGTCAGTGTGGTGAATATCATTCGGGGAATGGAATTGTCTGGTATTTTAAGGCCGGTTTCTGATCACTTACGCCGATCTCTGGCTTTAAACGTCTGGCTGGTGGTGACGAACTGGATGTCGTTTCTAAAAACCGCCGCAGGCGAAGAGAGCGCCTTGATCCGCAAAGACACTCTCAAGCATGGGATATATCAGGTTATTTGTCTGGAAGCGCCATATCTGCAACCAGCCTTCCATGACCAAGTGACCGGATTACAGCAGAATTACTCCCCCAGCGTTCTCAATGACCTGGGTCTATGA
- the yihA gene encoding ribosome biogenesis GTP-binding protein YihA/YsxC — protein MTQTTKRPVSYQSARFLMSAEQLQQCPPDMGVEVAFAGRSNAGKSSALNAITQNGKLAKTSKTPGRTQLINFFTLNSEGCRLVDLPGYGYAKVPKAMLEKWRSNLQRYLEHRLTLNALILVMDIRHPLSPFDCSMLDWCEARGLPTLVLLTKADKLKYGPAKSALQEVRKELKKNWKFPVEAQLFSSVSKTGVEEAHAFMDRFFIPTDGTASDIEETAEPQA, from the coding sequence ATGACCCAAACCACCAAACGCCCCGTCTCATATCAAAGCGCCCGCTTCCTTATGAGCGCAGAACAGTTGCAGCAGTGTCCGCCTGATATGGGCGTAGAGGTCGCCTTCGCCGGACGCTCTAATGCAGGAAAGTCCAGCGCTCTGAACGCGATCACCCAAAACGGGAAACTGGCGAAGACATCCAAGACGCCAGGCCGCACTCAGCTTATTAACTTCTTTACCTTGAATAGCGAAGGCTGCCGACTGGTTGACCTTCCAGGCTATGGCTACGCCAAAGTGCCAAAAGCCATGCTTGAAAAATGGCGGAGCAATTTGCAGCGCTATTTAGAACACAGATTGACGCTAAACGCTTTGATCCTGGTCATGGATATCCGACATCCCCTCAGCCCCTTTGACTGCAGCATGCTTGACTGGTGCGAAGCGCGCGGACTGCCGACGCTGGTGTTGCTGACTAAAGCTGACAAGCTCAAATACGGTCCAGCCAAGAGCGCGCTTCAAGAAGTAAGAAAAGAGCTGAAGAAGAACTGGAAGTTTCCTGTCGAAGCGCAGCTCTTTTCCTCCGTCAGCAAAACGGGAGTTGAAGAAGCGCACGCGTTTATGGACCGGTTTTTTATCCCAACTGACGGCACGGCTTCAGATATAGAAGAAACCGCTGAGCCCCAAGCATAA
- a CDS encoding cytochrome c, giving the protein MRIFVTGLVLAMGMIGLAHAEGDPKAGQTKSAVCAACHGADGNSAVPNFPKLAGQGERYLIKQIHDIKSGNRAVPEMAGLTDNLSDQDIADIAAYFASQPATVGSASEATLDKGESLYRAGNAAKGIPACSGCHSPNGSGNFPAGFPRLSGQHADYVAKQLQNFRSGDRSNDGETRIMRDIAANMSDAEIKALANYILGLH; this is encoded by the coding sequence ATGAGAATTTTCGTAACTGGTTTGGTGCTGGCGATGGGTATGATTGGCCTGGCGCACGCTGAGGGAGACCCTAAGGCGGGACAGACCAAATCTGCAGTTTGCGCGGCCTGCCATGGTGCTGACGGTAACAGCGCCGTTCCCAACTTCCCCAAACTGGCGGGGCAGGGGGAGAGATATCTGATCAAACAGATTCACGATATCAAGTCCGGAAATCGCGCAGTGCCGGAAATGGCTGGATTGACAGACAACTTGTCGGATCAGGATATTGCCGATATCGCCGCGTATTTCGCCAGTCAGCCAGCAACAGTTGGTTCGGCCAGTGAAGCGACTTTAGATAAGGGCGAATCGCTTTATCGCGCAGGTAATGCCGCCAAGGGCATCCCCGCCTGTTCAGGTTGCCATTCTCCTAATGGCTCAGGCAACTTCCCTGCAGGATTTCCTCGCCTAAGCGGCCAGCATGCTGACTATGTCGCCAAGCAATTGCAGAACTTCCGGTCTGGCGATCGTTCCAATGATGGCGAGACCCGCATCATGCGCGACATTGCCGCCAATATGAGCGATGCAGAGATCAAAGCATTAGCTAACTATATTCTGGGCTTGCACTAA
- a CDS encoding thiol:disulfide interchange protein DsbA/DsbL: protein MTLGLVALAARAETYVEGQHYKTLPAQIPVRDASKIEVVELFWYGCPHCYKFDPLVNAWKKSLPEDVSFFRSPAAFNKIWKAHAQAFYTAEALDVSEKMHQPLFDALARDHQSINSEDELAKFFAQYGVEEAQFKKAYNSFSVKSKVEQAASRALSARATGVPALVVNGKYRIDAIRGGTYEDMLKVADFLIEKERQAKGS from the coding sequence ATGACTTTGGGTCTGGTTGCTCTGGCGGCCAGGGCTGAGACCTATGTTGAAGGACAGCACTATAAAACGTTGCCGGCGCAGATTCCGGTGCGCGACGCTTCTAAGATCGAAGTGGTGGAATTGTTTTGGTACGGCTGTCCTCATTGCTACAAGTTTGATCCTCTGGTTAACGCTTGGAAAAAGAGTTTGCCGGAAGATGTAAGTTTCTTCCGTTCGCCAGCGGCTTTTAATAAGATCTGGAAGGCGCATGCCCAGGCTTTCTACACAGCGGAAGCATTGGACGTTTCAGAAAAGATGCATCAGCCGCTGTTCGATGCACTGGCGAGGGACCACCAGTCCATCAACTCCGAAGATGAATTGGCTAAATTCTTCGCCCAGTATGGCGTGGAAGAAGCGCAGTTTAAAAAGGCCTATAATTCTTTCAGTGTGAAGTCCAAAGTTGAGCAAGCCGCTTCACGTGCGCTTTCTGCCCGGGCGACAGGGGTGCCTGCGTTAGTGGTCAATGGTAAATACCGCATAGACGCTATTCGTGGCGGTACTTACGAGGATATGCTGAAAGTTGCTGACTTCCTGATAGAAAAAGAGCGCCAAGCAAAAGGTTCTTGA
- a CDS encoding endonuclease/exonuclease/phosphatase family protein, whose product MYQKFRDKFGALLPRRSPVMEGDMNAAEEFPHHRHIRLLSFNIQVGISTAAYRHYVTRSWQHVLPSQSRNKNLDRIAALLSQYDVVALQECDGGSIRSGYVNQVEYLAEKSGHPYWFQQLNRNLGRIAQHSNGLLSRYRPNSVTQHKLPGVIPGRGAIIATYGDPSNPLVVVMLHLSLGEKAQCQQLEHVCGLIDGYEHVVLMGDLNNQAEQLLSSTALGRTTLVSLPERVNTFPSWRPERSLDHIMVSPGLQIRNAGVVCFPVSDHLPVAVDVALPVGYGKGKA is encoded by the coding sequence GTGTATCAAAAGTTCAGAGATAAGTTTGGCGCCCTACTACCTCGTCGCTCTCCAGTCATGGAGGGCGACATGAATGCCGCTGAAGAATTTCCCCACCACAGACATATCCGTCTTCTCAGTTTTAATATTCAAGTAGGCATTTCGACCGCCGCTTATCGTCATTATGTGACGCGTAGCTGGCAGCATGTTTTGCCTAGTCAGTCCCGTAATAAAAACCTGGATCGTATAGCCGCGTTGCTGAGTCAATATGATGTTGTAGCCTTGCAGGAGTGCGACGGCGGCAGTATTCGTAGCGGTTATGTCAATCAGGTGGAATATCTGGCGGAGAAGAGTGGGCACCCATACTGGTTTCAACAGTTGAACCGCAATCTTGGACGCATTGCGCAGCATAGTAATGGGTTGTTGAGCCGTTATCGGCCGAACTCCGTTACGCAGCATAAGCTGCCAGGCGTTATTCCAGGGCGGGGCGCTATTATCGCAACCTATGGCGATCCTTCTAATCCTCTTGTTGTGGTGATGTTGCACCTGTCTTTGGGTGAAAAAGCGCAATGTCAGCAATTGGAGCATGTTTGCGGGTTAATTGATGGGTATGAGCATGTTGTATTGATGGGGGATCTGAACAACCAGGCGGAACAGTTGCTAAGTTCTACGGCGTTGGGGCGTACGACGCTGGTGTCTTTACCTGAGCGGGTGAATACCTTTCCAAGCTGGCGTCCTGAGCGTTCCCTTGATCATATTATGGTTAGCCCTGGGTTGCAGATCAGAAACGCGGGTGTGGTTTGTTTTCCTGTGTCTGACCACCTCCCTGTTGCGGTGGATGTGGCATTGCCAGTCGGGTATGGAAAAGGGAAGGCATAA
- the rpmG gene encoding 50S ribosomal protein L33 produces MREKIRLVSSAGTGHFYTTTKNKRTMPEKMEIKKFDPVVRKHVAYKEAKIK; encoded by the coding sequence ATGCGCGAGAAGATCAGATTGGTTTCTTCAGCTGGAACCGGCCATTTCTACACTACTACTAAAAATAAGCGCACTATGCCTGAGAAAATGGAGATCAAAAAATTTGATCCTGTTGTTCGCAAGCACGTTGCTTATAAAGAAGCCAAGATCAAGTAA
- the rpmB gene encoding 50S ribosomal protein L28 produces the protein MSRVCQVTGKGPITGNNVSHANNKTKRRFLPNLQTHRFWVENEKRFVKLRVSTKGMRIIDKVGIDKVLSDIRARGGKV, from the coding sequence ATGTCTAGAGTTTGTCAGGTTACGGGCAAAGGCCCAATAACTGGTAACAATGTTTCTCACGCAAACAACAAAACCAAGCGCCGTTTTCTTCCGAATCTGCAAACTCATCGTTTCTGGGTCGAGAATGAAAAGCGCTTCGTTAAGTTGCGTGTTTCTACTAAAGGTATGCGAATTATCGATAAAGTCGGCATTGATAAAGTGCTGAGCGATATTCGCGCACGTGGCGGCAAGGTTTAA
- the radC gene encoding DNA repair protein RadC — MPISDWPKADRPREKLIAHGASKLSETELLAIFFRTGSRGRSAVDLARDTINQFGGLRPLLDASLDEFTQVPGLGEAKYSQLQAATELAKRYLQEKMQRSHNLTSPELTREYLSAHLRHYPYEVFAALFLDNQHRVIAYEELFRGTIDSASVHPREVVRRVLKHNAAAIIFAHNHPSGVAEPSLSDKEITETLRKALRLVDVRVLDHMIVGDGEVVSLAERGWI, encoded by the coding sequence ATGCCTATCTCCGATTGGCCAAAGGCCGACCGTCCTCGTGAAAAGCTTATCGCCCATGGCGCCAGCAAATTAAGTGAAACCGAACTTCTCGCTATATTCTTCCGAACCGGCTCCCGCGGCCGCAGCGCGGTGGATCTTGCACGCGACACCATTAACCAGTTCGGCGGACTTCGCCCCTTGCTGGACGCCAGCCTGGATGAATTCACCCAGGTCCCTGGCCTGGGGGAAGCAAAATACAGCCAGTTGCAGGCGGCGACGGAACTCGCCAAGCGCTACTTACAAGAAAAAATGCAGCGAAGCCATAATCTCACCAGCCCCGAGCTGACACGGGAATATCTGAGCGCCCACCTGCGGCATTATCCCTATGAAGTTTTCGCCGCTTTATTTCTGGACAACCAACATCGCGTCATCGCCTACGAAGAGTTATTTCGCGGCACTATCGATTCCGCCAGCGTACATCCACGAGAAGTCGTACGCAGAGTGCTAAAACACAATGCGGCGGCTATAATATTCGCTCACAATCATCCGTCCGGCGTCGCGGAGCCGAGTCTTAGCGACAAGGAAATCACAGAAACCCTGCGCAAAGCGCTGAGATTGGTTGACGTGCGAGTCTTGGACCATATGATTGTCGGCGACGGAGAAGTCGTTTCCCTGGCGGAGCGGGGTTGGATTTAA
- the coaBC gene encoding bifunctional phosphopantothenoylcysteine decarboxylase/phosphopantothenate--cysteine ligase CoaBC — protein MLTGRKILLAITGGIAAYKCAELTRLLVKSGAEIQVLMTSGAKAFITPLTFQALSGRPVRDSLLDPEAEMGMGHIELARWADLIIVAPASADAIARIAGGLADDLLTTVLLASEAPLAVAPAMNQAMWRNPMTQANVQKLVSLRPRTFIWGPDAGEQACGDLGPGRMLEPAAMLALTDAYFASGDQLRNCNVVITAGPTRERIDPVRYISNDSSGKMGYALAEAAAGMGAQVTLISGPVALSKPGGVKVVNVEGALDMHTEALAAVQAGANIFISAAAVADYRPVTTADQKMKKSAEQLQITLTRNPDILADVAALQDAPFTVGFAAETQKVEEYARGKLERKNINLIVANDVSRKDIGFNSDDNEVSLISRDEVIPIAKQSKQALAGQLMSHIAQQYRKTLSTDN, from the coding sequence ATGCTTACCGGCAGAAAAATTTTACTGGCGATCACTGGTGGAATCGCCGCCTATAAATGCGCTGAACTGACTCGATTGTTGGTAAAAAGCGGCGCTGAAATACAAGTCCTGATGACGTCAGGCGCAAAAGCGTTTATCACCCCGTTAACCTTCCAGGCGCTATCCGGCAGACCCGTTAGAGACAGTCTTTTGGACCCCGAAGCTGAAATGGGGATGGGGCATATCGAATTGGCCCGCTGGGCGGATTTAATTATCGTTGCGCCTGCATCCGCGGATGCTATCGCCCGAATCGCGGGTGGTTTGGCGGATGATTTGCTCACGACTGTGCTGCTGGCCAGTGAAGCGCCGTTGGCGGTGGCTCCTGCGATGAATCAAGCCATGTGGCGCAACCCAATGACTCAGGCGAATGTGCAAAAACTGGTCTCGCTGCGGCCTCGTACTTTTATATGGGGGCCTGATGCAGGTGAGCAAGCCTGTGGGGATTTGGGGCCCGGGCGGATGTTGGAGCCGGCTGCTATGCTTGCTTTGACGGACGCGTATTTCGCTTCGGGAGATCAGCTCAGGAACTGTAATGTCGTGATTACTGCGGGACCGACCCGTGAACGTATTGACCCCGTGCGTTACATCAGTAACGACAGCTCAGGGAAAATGGGGTACGCCCTGGCGGAGGCTGCGGCTGGAATGGGGGCGCAGGTCACATTGATTTCCGGTCCGGTTGCTTTGTCTAAGCCTGGCGGAGTGAAGGTCGTTAATGTGGAAGGCGCTTTAGACATGCATACGGAGGCCTTGGCGGCAGTGCAGGCAGGCGCGAATATATTTATTTCCGCGGCGGCGGTCGCGGATTATCGGCCTGTAACAACGGCCGATCAAAAAATGAAAAAGTCCGCTGAGCAGTTACAGATTACATTGACGCGCAACCCTGACATTCTGGCGGATGTCGCCGCGTTGCAAGACGCTCCATTTACGGTTGGCTTTGCTGCGGAAACTCAGAAAGTGGAGGAGTACGCGCGCGGCAAGTTGGAGCGTAAAAATATCAATCTGATCGTCGCGAATGATGTTTCTCGCAAAGACATCGGTTTTAACAGTGACGATAACGAAGTTTCCCTTATCAGCCGGGATGAGGTGATTCCAATAGCTAAACAATCCAAGCAGGCGCTGGCGGGACAATTAATGTCTCATATCGCCCAGCAATATCGAAAAACACTATCTACTGATAATTGA
- the dut gene encoding dUTP diphosphatase, translating to MKQALLVKVLDKRLGKEIPLPAYATDGSAGLDLRACLAEPVTLQPGETTLIPTGMAIHLSDPGLAAMLLPRSGLGHKHGIVLGNLVGLIDSDYQGEVMVSCWNRGNEAFTINIGERIAQMVIVPVVQVGFEIVEDFDDSSRGAGGFGSTGTK from the coding sequence ATGAAACAAGCATTACTTGTGAAGGTTCTGGATAAACGTCTGGGCAAAGAAATCCCACTACCCGCATACGCAACCGACGGCTCCGCTGGTCTGGATCTGCGCGCCTGTCTGGCGGAACCTGTTACGCTTCAACCCGGGGAGACTACGCTTATACCAACAGGAATGGCGATTCATCTTTCTGACCCCGGATTGGCGGCTATGTTACTGCCCCGCTCAGGTCTGGGACACAAGCATGGAATCGTCCTGGGGAATCTGGTTGGCCTGATTGACTCGGACTATCAAGGCGAGGTCATGGTCTCATGTTGGAACAGAGGGAATGAGGCGTTCACCATTAATATTGGCGAACGTATAGCGCAAATGGTTATCGTGCCTGTGGTGCAGGTTGGCTTTGAGATTGTTGAAGACTTCGACGATAGCTCACGTGGCGCAGGTGGTTTTGGCTCAACGGGAACTAAATAA